The following proteins come from a genomic window of Yinghuangia sp. ASG 101:
- the cobM gene encoding precorrin-4 C(11)-methyltransferase, whose amino-acid sequence MTVHFVGAGPGAADLITVRGLRLVRSAAVCLYAGAIVPRELLDDAPADARLVDTANLTLDEIVAEIETAHRRGEDVVRLHSGDTSFYSAIGEQMRRLDALGIDYDITPGVPAFAAAAAALGRELTLPGVGQTVVLTRVSTNSTAMPPGEDLATLGRSRALLVLHLAVRETARIVDELTPHYGPDCPIAVVARASRPDELVARGRLADLTELVRDNGVKAVAVIMIGHVLGDAPGACESHLYSPTRVRDR is encoded by the coding sequence GTGACCGTGCACTTCGTGGGGGCGGGCCCCGGCGCCGCCGACCTCATCACCGTGCGCGGCCTGCGGCTCGTGCGGTCCGCGGCCGTGTGCCTCTACGCGGGCGCCATCGTCCCGCGCGAACTCCTCGACGACGCACCGGCGGACGCGCGGCTGGTCGACACCGCGAACCTCACGCTCGACGAGATCGTCGCCGAGATCGAGACCGCGCACCGCCGGGGAGAGGACGTCGTACGCCTCCACTCCGGCGACACGTCCTTCTACAGCGCCATCGGCGAACAGATGCGCCGCCTCGACGCGTTGGGCATCGACTACGACATCACCCCCGGCGTCCCGGCGTTCGCCGCCGCCGCGGCGGCACTCGGCCGCGAACTGACCCTGCCCGGCGTCGGCCAGACGGTCGTCCTGACCCGCGTCTCCACCAACTCGACCGCGATGCCGCCGGGCGAGGACCTCGCCACACTCGGGCGGTCGCGGGCCCTCCTGGTCCTGCACCTGGCGGTTCGCGAAACCGCCCGCATCGTCGACGAACTGACGCCGCACTACGGCCCGGACTGCCCGATCGCCGTCGTGGCCCGCGCCTCGCGCCCCGACGAACTGGTCGCCCGAGGCCGCCTCGCCGACCTGACCGAACTGGTCCGCGACAACGGCGTCAAGGCCGTCGCGGTCATCATGATCGGCCACGTCCTCGGCGACGCCCCCGGCGCCTGCGAAAGCCACCTGTACTCACCCACGCGCGTGCGGGATCGGTAG
- the cobN gene encoding cobaltochelatase subunit CobN has product MILLLSTSDTDLLSARASAGDWRLANPARTSVDDLPELLDGTDLVVVRLLGGRRAWEEGLDALLAGPRPVVVVSGEQSADAALMELATVPAGVAAQAHAYLAQGGAENLTHLHQFLSDTLLLTGHGFDPPVEVPAWGRLDRATRNPGAPGVGVLYYRAHHLAGNTAFVSVLCDAIEDAGGRAVPIWCASLRGAEPSLFDALAEVDALLVTVLAAGGARPAEVSAGGDDEAWDVGALAELDITVLQALSLTTGRAEWEAGDTGLSPMDAATQVAVPEFDGRLITVPFSFKETGADGLTHYEADPERAARVAGIAVRHAQLRRVPAAERRVGVVLSAYPTKHARVGNAVGLDTPASAVALLRAMREAGYDVGPIDGPDALPGLEPADGDALIHALIAAGGQDPEWLTEAQLEGNPVRISAAEYRERYARLPVGLRANIEEHWGPPPGELYVDHSRDPDGEIVLAALRAGNIVMIIQPPRGFGENPVAIYHDPDLPPSHHYLAAYWWLDAARADGGFGANALVHLGKHGTLEWLPGKNLGLSAECGPDAVLGDLPLIYPFLVNDPGEGAQAKRRAHAVIVDHLVPPMARAETYGDLTRLEQLLDEYANVSALDPAKAPAVQAQIWTLVQAARLDHDLGIDDRPHEAEFDDFLLHLDGWLCEVKDAQIREGLHILGTAPSGEGRVNLVTAMLRARQVWGGRTAALPGLREALGLVEGGTAGRRETDDAEGRAHALVAAMEERGWDAAAAPAVCEEVLGAPAPEVAEVLAFAATEIVPRLDRTGDEIGAVLHALDGGYVPAGPSGSPLRGLVNVLPTGRNFYTVDPKAVPSRLAWETGQALADSLLAKYRADTGEWPRSVGLSVWGTSAMRTSGDDVGEVLALLGVRPVWDDASRRVTGLEPVPLAELGRPRVDVTVRISGFFRDAFPHVVLLLDDAVRLAAGLDEPDERNFVRAHVRADVATHGDERRATTRVFGSRPGAYGAGLLPLIDARTWRDDADLAEVYATWGGYAYGRGLDGVFAREDMEGAYRRIAVAAKNTDTREHDIADSDDYFQYHGGMVAAVRSLTGSAPAAYIGDSTMPDAVRTRTLAQETARVFRARVVNPRWIEAMRRHGYKGAFELAATVDYLFGYDATTGVVHDWMYEKLAAEYVLDPANRDFMRTSNPWALRGIAERLLEAADRGLWEKPDAATLDGLREAYLEVEGDLEGGEDV; this is encoded by the coding sequence TTCTCGCCGGGCCGCGCCCGGTCGTGGTCGTCTCCGGCGAACAGTCCGCCGACGCCGCGCTCATGGAACTGGCCACCGTGCCCGCCGGCGTCGCCGCGCAGGCGCACGCGTACCTCGCGCAGGGCGGTGCGGAAAACCTCACGCACCTCCACCAGTTCCTCTCCGACACGCTGCTGCTCACCGGACACGGCTTCGACCCGCCCGTCGAGGTGCCCGCGTGGGGCCGGCTCGACCGGGCCACCCGGAACCCCGGTGCTCCCGGAGTCGGCGTGCTCTACTACCGCGCCCACCACCTCGCCGGGAACACCGCGTTCGTCTCCGTGCTGTGCGACGCCATCGAGGACGCGGGCGGCCGGGCCGTCCCCATCTGGTGCGCCTCGCTGCGCGGCGCCGAGCCGTCGTTGTTCGACGCGCTCGCCGAGGTCGATGCGCTGCTGGTGACCGTGCTCGCGGCAGGCGGCGCGCGTCCCGCCGAAGTGTCCGCGGGCGGCGACGACGAGGCGTGGGACGTCGGCGCGCTCGCCGAACTCGACATCACCGTTCTCCAGGCCCTCAGCCTCACCACCGGTCGCGCCGAATGGGAGGCGGGCGACACCGGCCTGTCGCCGATGGACGCCGCCACGCAGGTCGCGGTGCCGGAGTTCGACGGCCGCCTCATCACGGTGCCGTTCTCGTTCAAGGAGACCGGCGCCGACGGGCTCACGCATTACGAGGCCGACCCCGAACGGGCCGCGCGCGTCGCGGGTATCGCGGTGCGGCACGCCCAACTGCGCCGCGTCCCGGCGGCCGAGCGCCGCGTCGGCGTCGTGCTGTCGGCGTACCCGACCAAGCACGCCCGCGTCGGCAACGCCGTCGGGCTCGACACGCCCGCCAGCGCCGTCGCGCTGCTGCGCGCGATGCGCGAGGCCGGGTACGACGTCGGCCCGATCGACGGCCCCGACGCGCTGCCCGGCCTCGAACCGGCCGACGGAGACGCGCTCATCCACGCTCTGATCGCCGCGGGCGGCCAGGACCCCGAGTGGCTGACCGAGGCCCAGCTCGAAGGCAACCCCGTGCGCATCAGCGCGGCCGAATACCGCGAGCGGTACGCCCGGCTGCCCGTCGGCCTGCGCGCCAACATCGAGGAGCACTGGGGCCCGCCGCCCGGCGAGTTGTACGTCGACCACTCCCGCGACCCCGACGGCGAGATCGTGCTGGCCGCGCTGCGCGCCGGCAACATCGTCATGATCATCCAGCCGCCGCGCGGCTTCGGCGAGAACCCCGTCGCGATCTACCACGACCCCGACCTGCCGCCCAGCCACCACTACCTCGCGGCGTACTGGTGGCTCGACGCGGCCCGCGCCGACGGCGGTTTCGGTGCGAACGCGCTGGTCCACCTCGGCAAGCACGGCACGCTGGAGTGGCTGCCGGGCAAGAACCTCGGCCTGTCCGCGGAGTGCGGCCCCGACGCCGTGCTCGGCGACCTGCCGCTCATCTACCCGTTCCTCGTCAACGACCCCGGTGAGGGCGCGCAGGCCAAGCGGCGCGCACACGCCGTCATCGTGGACCACCTGGTGCCGCCGATGGCCCGCGCCGAGACCTACGGCGATCTCACCCGCCTCGAACAACTCCTCGACGAATACGCCAACGTCTCGGCGCTCGACCCCGCCAAGGCCCCCGCCGTGCAGGCGCAGATCTGGACGCTCGTCCAGGCCGCCCGGCTCGACCACGACCTCGGCATCGACGACCGGCCGCACGAGGCCGAGTTCGACGACTTCCTGCTGCACCTGGACGGCTGGCTCTGCGAGGTCAAGGACGCGCAGATCCGCGAGGGCCTGCACATCCTCGGCACGGCACCCTCCGGCGAGGGCCGCGTCAACCTGGTCACCGCGATGCTGAGGGCCCGCCAGGTGTGGGGTGGCCGGACCGCCGCGCTGCCCGGCCTGCGCGAAGCCCTCGGCCTCGTCGAGGGCGGCACCGCGGGGCGGCGCGAGACCGACGACGCCGAAGGCCGCGCCCACGCCCTCGTCGCGGCGATGGAGGAGCGCGGCTGGGACGCGGCCGCCGCCCCCGCCGTGTGCGAGGAAGTCCTGGGCGCCCCGGCCCCCGAGGTCGCCGAGGTGCTGGCGTTCGCGGCCACCGAGATCGTGCCGCGCCTGGACCGCACCGGCGACGAGATCGGCGCCGTCCTGCACGCCCTCGACGGCGGCTATGTTCCCGCCGGGCCCTCCGGGTCGCCGCTGCGCGGTCTGGTCAACGTGCTCCCCACCGGGCGCAACTTCTACACCGTCGACCCCAAGGCGGTGCCCAGCCGCCTCGCGTGGGAGACCGGCCAGGCGCTGGCCGACTCCCTCCTCGCCAAATACCGTGCCGACACCGGGGAATGGCCGCGCTCGGTGGGGCTGTCGGTGTGGGGGACCAGCGCGATGCGCACCAGCGGCGACGACGTCGGCGAGGTGCTGGCGCTGCTCGGCGTCCGACCCGTCTGGGACGACGCGTCGCGCCGCGTGACCGGCCTCGAACCCGTGCCGCTCGCCGAACTCGGGCGCCCGCGCGTGGATGTGACGGTCCGTATCTCCGGATTCTTCCGCGACGCGTTCCCGCACGTCGTGCTGCTCCTCGACGACGCCGTGCGGCTCGCCGCCGGGTTGGACGAGCCGGACGAGCGGAACTTCGTCCGCGCCCACGTGCGTGCGGACGTTGCCACGCACGGCGACGAACGCCGGGCCACGACACGCGTGTTCGGCTCGCGTCCCGGCGCGTACGGGGCGGGCCTGCTGCCGCTCATCGACGCGCGCACCTGGCGCGACGACGCGGACCTCGCCGAGGTCTACGCGACATGGGGCGGTTACGCCTACGGGCGGGGCCTGGACGGGGTGTTCGCGCGCGAGGACATGGAGGGCGCGTACCGCCGCATCGCCGTCGCCGCGAAGAACACCGACACCCGCGAGCACGACATCGCCGACTCCGACGACTACTTCCAGTACCACGGCGGCATGGTCGCCGCCGTGCGCTCTCTGACCGGCTCCGCGCCCGCCGCCTACATCGGCGACTCGACGATGCCCGACGCGGTCCGCACCCGGACGCTCGCACAGGAGACCGCCCGGGTCTTCCGCGCGCGCGTCGTCAACCCCCGCTGGATCGAGGCGATGCGCCGCCACGGCTACAAGGGCGCGTTCGAACTCGCGGCCACCGTCGACTACTTGTTCGGCTACGACGCGACCACCGGTGTCGTGCACGACTGGATGTACGAGAAGCTCGCCGCCGAGTATGTGCTCGACCCCGCCAACCGCGACTTCATGCGCACCTCCAACCCGTGGGCGCTGCGCGGTATCGCGGAACGGCTCCTGGAGGCGGCCGACCGCGGGCTGTGGGAGAAGCCCGACGCGGCGACGCTGGACGGACTGCGCGAGGCGTACCTCGAAGTCGAAGGCGACCTCGAAGGCGGCGAGGATGTCTGA
- the argG gene encoding argininosuccinate synthase, translated as MSKVLTSLPVGERVGIAFSGGLDTSVAVAWMRDKGAVPCTYTADIGQYDEPDIASVPGRAKTYGAEIARLVDCRAALVEEGLAALACGAFHIRSGGRSYFNTTPLGRAVTGTLLVRAMLEDDVQIWGDGSTFKGNDIERFYRYGLLANPQLRIYKPWLDADFVTELGGRKEMSEWLLAHGLPYRDSTEKAYSTDANIWGATHEAKTLEHLDTGVETVDPIMGVRFWDASVEIAAEDVTIGFDQGRPVTINGKEFGSAVDLVIEANAIGGRHGMGMSDQIENRIIEAKSRGIYEAPGMALLHAAYERLVNAIHNEDTLAQYHIEGRRLGRLMYEGRWLDPQALMVRESLQRWVGSAVTGEVTLRLRRGEDYSILDTSGPAFSYHPDKLSMERTEDSAFGPVDRIGQLTMRNLDIADSRAKLEQYAQLGLIGTANPAIGAAQAAATGLIGTMPEGGAEAIASRGEAPDDEELLDRAAMELGTD; from the coding sequence ATGTCCAAGGTTCTCACCTCACTGCCCGTCGGCGAGCGCGTCGGCATCGCCTTCTCCGGCGGCCTCGACACCTCGGTCGCGGTCGCGTGGATGCGCGACAAGGGCGCCGTTCCGTGCACCTACACCGCCGACATCGGCCAGTACGACGAGCCTGACATCGCGTCGGTGCCCGGCCGGGCCAAGACGTACGGCGCCGAGATCGCGCGCCTGGTCGACTGCCGCGCGGCCCTGGTCGAGGAGGGCTTGGCGGCGTTGGCCTGCGGGGCCTTTCACATCCGCTCGGGCGGGCGGTCCTATTTCAACACGACCCCGCTGGGCCGCGCCGTCACCGGCACCCTGCTGGTCCGCGCCATGCTGGAGGACGACGTCCAGATCTGGGGCGACGGCTCGACCTTCAAGGGCAACGACATCGAGCGGTTCTACCGGTACGGCCTGCTGGCCAACCCGCAGCTGCGCATCTACAAGCCCTGGCTCGACGCCGACTTCGTCACCGAGTTGGGCGGGCGCAAGGAGATGTCGGAGTGGCTGCTCGCCCACGGCCTGCCCTACCGGGACAGCACCGAGAAGGCGTACTCCACCGACGCCAACATCTGGGGCGCCACCCACGAGGCCAAGACCCTGGAGCACCTCGACACCGGTGTCGAGACCGTGGACCCCATCATGGGCGTGCGGTTCTGGGACGCGTCGGTCGAGATCGCCGCCGAGGACGTGACGATCGGCTTCGACCAGGGTCGGCCGGTGACGATCAACGGCAAGGAGTTCGGTTCCGCGGTCGACCTCGTGATCGAGGCGAACGCCATCGGCGGTCGGCACGGCATGGGGATGTCGGACCAGATCGAGAACCGGATCATCGAGGCCAAGAGCCGCGGTATCTACGAGGCGCCCGGCATGGCGCTGCTGCACGCGGCGTACGAGCGGCTGGTCAACGCGATCCACAACGAGGACACCCTCGCGCAGTACCACATCGAGGGCCGGCGCCTCGGGCGGCTGATGTACGAGGGCCGCTGGCTCGACCCGCAGGCGCTGATGGTCCGCGAGTCGCTGCAGCGCTGGGTCGGGTCGGCCGTGACCGGCGAGGTCACCTTGCGGCTGCGGCGCGGTGAGGACTACTCGATCCTCGACACCAGCGGTCCGGCGTTCAGCTACCACCCCGACAAGCTGTCGATGGAGCGCACAGAGGACTCGGCGTTCGGCCCGGTGGACCGGATCGGCCAGCTGACCATGCGCAACCTCGACATCGCCGACTCGCGCGCCAAGCTGGAGCAGTACGCGCAACTCGGTCTGATCGGCACGGCCAACCCCGCCATCGGTGCGGCCCAGGCCGCGGCCACCGGTCTGATCGGCACGATGCCCGAGGGCGGCGCCGAGGCCATCGCGTCCCGCGGCGAGGCTCCGGACGACGAAGAGCTGCTGGACCGCGCGGCGATGGAGCTCGGCACGGACTGA
- a CDS encoding DUF6247 family protein — translation MTAQPHRSQPIIPRPERTPRALRLALAGVAPHRIQAFEEQKDQALAMAAESGSITPVRAFLLAWATTVEIERDPDTARRFHAAEHAAHVLDKDHADWHRAMREITTILDEAQKAVES, via the coding sequence GTGACCGCGCAGCCACACCGCTCGCAACCGATCATTCCGCGCCCGGAGCGTACGCCCCGCGCCCTGCGGCTGGCCCTTGCCGGAGTCGCGCCTCACAGGATCCAGGCGTTCGAGGAGCAGAAGGACCAGGCTCTCGCCATGGCCGCGGAGAGCGGTTCCATCACGCCGGTCCGGGCTTTTCTGCTGGCATGGGCCACAACGGTGGAAATCGAGCGCGATCCGGACACCGCGCGGCGCTTTCACGCGGCCGAGCACGCCGCCCACGTCTTGGACAAGGATCACGCCGACTGGCACCGCGCGATGCGCGAGATCACGACCATCCTGGACGAGGCGCAGAAAGCCGTGGAGTCCTAG
- a CDS encoding SDR family oxidoreductase — protein MDLELKGRRAVVTGASKGIGLAVVRALAAEGVHVVGAARTIGELARVDGAVTPVAVDLATPEGAAVLAERAGEVDILVNNLGGVTGTSMRAAGFVDIDDAAWRETYEINLFATVRVTRLLLPALLRARGTVVNVSSIGARAAFPPVDYGTAKAALTNLTKALAEEFGPLGLRALTVSPGPTRTRNFADTDGYAGRLAHAAGEDLAEFVARVPQRMGITTGRLTEPEETAALITFLASPRAGNLTGADYLAGGGVIKTV, from the coding sequence ATGGATCTGGAACTGAAAGGCCGCCGGGCGGTGGTCACGGGTGCGAGCAAGGGCATCGGCCTCGCGGTGGTCCGCGCGCTGGCCGCCGAGGGGGTCCACGTGGTCGGTGCCGCCCGGACGATCGGCGAACTGGCCCGGGTGGACGGGGCGGTGACCCCGGTCGCCGTCGACCTGGCCACACCGGAGGGTGCCGCGGTGCTGGCCGAGCGGGCGGGGGAGGTGGACATCCTGGTCAACAACCTGGGCGGGGTGACGGGCACCAGCATGCGCGCGGCCGGTTTCGTCGACATCGACGACGCGGCGTGGCGGGAGACGTATGAAATCAACCTGTTCGCCACGGTCCGCGTCACCCGGCTCCTGCTTCCCGCGCTGCTGCGCGCCCGGGGGACCGTGGTGAACGTGTCGTCCATCGGCGCGCGGGCGGCGTTCCCGCCGGTGGACTACGGCACGGCCAAGGCCGCGCTGACCAATCTCACGAAGGCACTCGCGGAGGAGTTCGGACCGCTGGGCCTGCGAGCGCTCACCGTCAGCCCGGGGCCCACCCGGACGCGGAACTTCGCCGACACGGACGGTTATGCGGGCCGCCTCGCGCACGCCGCGGGGGAGGACCTGGCGGAGTTCGTCGCGCGGGTTCCGCAGCGCATGGGGATAACCACCGGCCGACTCACCGAACCCGAGGAGACCGCCGCCCTGATCACGTTCCTGGCCTCACCACGCGCCGGAAACCTGACGGGCGCCGACTACCTGGCGGGCGGAGGCGTCATCAAGACGGTGTGA
- a CDS encoding TetR/AcrR family transcriptional regulator, producing the protein MARGKAFDPDRAVGQAMAVFWSNRYAHTTPRNLTDALGIGAGSLYNAFTSKHALFERALRRYFEEETGRLIALLEDPGLPVRERLREALCLVADAAREDVLRRGCMITNTIVEFSGRDEEIERLVRRFLDRQEAAFRDALEEGKRSGEIGAECDADRVAAFFLATTNGIRVLAQADPDAKRLDGLVDVALTVV; encoded by the coding sequence ATGGCACGCGGCAAGGCGTTCGATCCGGACCGGGCGGTCGGCCAGGCGATGGCGGTCTTCTGGTCCAACAGGTATGCCCACACCACGCCCCGGAACCTCACCGACGCGCTCGGCATCGGCGCGGGCAGCCTCTACAACGCGTTCACCAGCAAGCACGCGTTGTTCGAACGAGCGCTGCGCCGCTACTTCGAGGAGGAGACCGGTCGGCTCATCGCGCTGCTGGAGGACCCGGGCCTCCCGGTCCGCGAGCGGCTGCGGGAGGCGCTTTGCCTGGTCGCCGATGCCGCGCGTGAGGATGTGCTGCGCCGCGGCTGCATGATCACCAACACCATCGTGGAGTTCTCGGGGCGGGACGAAGAGATCGAGCGCCTGGTGCGCCGTTTCCTGGACCGTCAGGAGGCGGCGTTCCGCGACGCGTTGGAGGAGGGCAAGCGGTCCGGCGAGATAGGCGCCGAGTGCGACGCGGATCGCGTCGCCGCGTTCTTCCTCGCCACGACAAACGGGATCCGGGTGCTGGCGCAGGCCGATCCGGACGCGAAGCGGCTCGACGGCCTCGTCGACGTGGCGTTGACCGTGGTCTGA
- the cbiT gene encoding precorrin-6Y C5,15-methyltransferase (decarboxylating) subunit CbiT translates to MSDRPTSGAPGAPGGRTTGPASAVTVPGLPDEAYEHDGQLTKRETRAVTLAALAPRPGELLWDIGAGSGSIGIEWSRSHATCGAVAVETDPERAARIGANAKALGTPGLRVVVGRAPDVLERLAETAAPDAVFVGGGLTVPGVVERCWAALRPGGRLVANAVTAETEAEIVRHRAALGGELTRIQISRSTPVGRFTGWRALMPVTQWVAVKNGTGTGA, encoded by the coding sequence ATGTCTGACCGGCCGACCTCGGGCGCCCCCGGGGCGCCCGGCGGCCGGACCACCGGGCCGGCCTCGGCGGTCACGGTGCCGGGCCTGCCCGACGAGGCCTACGAGCACGACGGGCAACTGACCAAACGGGAGACCCGGGCGGTCACCCTCGCCGCCCTCGCGCCGCGACCCGGCGAACTCCTGTGGGACATCGGCGCGGGGAGCGGCAGCATCGGCATCGAATGGTCCCGGTCGCACGCGACGTGCGGCGCCGTCGCCGTCGAGACCGACCCGGAGCGGGCCGCCCGCATCGGGGCCAACGCGAAGGCGCTCGGCACCCCCGGCCTGCGGGTGGTGGTCGGCCGGGCACCGGACGTGCTCGAGCGGCTCGCCGAAACGGCCGCCCCCGACGCGGTGTTCGTCGGCGGCGGGCTCACCGTCCCCGGAGTCGTCGAACGCTGCTGGGCCGCACTGCGCCCCGGCGGCCGACTGGTCGCGAACGCGGTCACCGCCGAGACCGAGGCCGAGATCGTCCGCCACCGCGCGGCGCTTGGCGGCGAATTGACGCGGATTCAGATCAGCCGGTCGACTCCCGTGGGACGGTTCACGGGCTGGCGCGCGCTGATGCCGGTGACCCAGTGGGTCGCGGTCAAGAACGGGACGGGGACGGGCGCGTGA
- a CDS encoding family 16 glycosylhydrolase has translation MTGHGGPVALFSKPRGYLQGTRHSGRRRVAAVAAAGLTIAGALALAPTVIGAPTALQAQAEDQAWTLTWSDEFDGAAGSAPDASKWVHDLGAKGDDGTTDGWGNQELQTYTDSRENSGLDGDGNLYIRPRLNNDDALQCPVTLVNAESRQLGPGTCQFTSARLKTKGKFSQQGGRFEARVKVAEGVGAWPSFWAMGDDGGWPQRGEIDVFENAGAEPGHISGTTHSSDQVDDYAKTGVGGGFDLPDGTKFGDDFHVFAVDWYPDRMAFSVDGEVSFTTTKADVLKERADGWKFDQPFYLLLNVAIDSGSWRPANQANPDGPAPTQMTVDYVRVYSATDDGDAAAPPTASTSGNATAKSPSTGATSAKPSTKTTKPSGKPSGKPSGTGSPPTTTSPGATCPNANIEYSVDGGATWSTNGRLDSLPNSLDVRLADATKKKGCGYKVSLAVYQTEGATWATSGTQKFLGWDTVTLDAKKTSARLDIADHSPDCFAQIDLYGNGRKFDGTSEKNPLPHYPDAPYPANLIAAWNGATAKCSTPGGTTPTASAPPTSTAPPSESASPPASASPSESASPSASGSPSESPSASPSASATDTASPSASASPSATPVATDTPTTPADVGGGVAPVDTAPPVDTSSDVPGNLAATGTSSRLPVVAGVSAVMVLAGTALYVLTRRRETPAVGPNPWLGNPWTTK, from the coding sequence ATGACCGGACACGGGGGCCCCGTGGCGCTCTTCTCGAAACCCCGCGGATACCTGCAGGGCACCCGGCACTCGGGGCGACGCCGCGTCGCCGCCGTCGCCGCGGCGGGCCTGACGATCGCCGGCGCTCTCGCCCTGGCACCGACCGTCATCGGGGCACCGACCGCGCTTCAGGCGCAGGCCGAGGACCAGGCGTGGACGCTGACCTGGTCGGACGAGTTCGACGGAGCCGCCGGAAGCGCGCCCGACGCGTCGAAATGGGTCCACGACCTGGGGGCGAAGGGCGACGACGGCACCACCGACGGCTGGGGCAACCAAGAGCTCCAGACGTACACGGACTCGCGCGAGAACTCCGGGCTGGACGGCGACGGCAACCTCTACATCCGGCCGCGGCTCAATAACGACGACGCGTTGCAGTGCCCGGTCACGCTGGTGAACGCCGAGTCACGGCAACTGGGCCCGGGAACCTGCCAGTTCACCTCCGCACGGCTCAAGACCAAGGGGAAGTTCTCGCAGCAGGGCGGCCGGTTCGAGGCGCGGGTGAAGGTCGCCGAGGGGGTCGGGGCGTGGCCGTCGTTCTGGGCCATGGGCGACGACGGCGGCTGGCCGCAGCGCGGCGAGATCGACGTCTTCGAGAACGCGGGCGCCGAACCCGGCCACATCAGCGGGACGACGCACTCCTCCGACCAGGTGGACGACTACGCGAAGACCGGTGTCGGCGGCGGCTTCGACCTGCCCGACGGCACGAAGTTCGGCGACGACTTCCACGTGTTCGCCGTCGACTGGTACCCCGACCGCATGGCGTTCTCGGTGGACGGCGAGGTCTCCTTCACGACCACCAAAGCCGACGTCCTCAAGGAGCGCGCCGACGGCTGGAAGTTCGACCAGCCGTTCTATCTGCTGCTCAACGTCGCGATCGACAGCGGGAGTTGGCGGCCCGCCAACCAGGCGAACCCGGACGGTCCCGCGCCGACGCAGATGACCGTCGACTACGTGCGCGTGTACTCGGCGACGGACGACGGTGACGCCGCCGCACCGCCGACGGCGTCCACGTCCGGCAACGCGACCGCCAAGAGCCCGTCGACGGGCGCGACCTCCGCTAAGCCGAGTACGAAGACGACGAAGCCCAGCGGCAAACCGAGCGGCAAACCCAGCGGAACCGGCTCGCCGCCGACGACGACGTCCCCCGGCGCCACCTGCCCGAACGCGAACATCGAGTACTCGGTCGACGGCGGCGCGACGTGGTCCACCAACGGCCGGCTCGACAGCCTCCCCAACTCCCTCGACGTCCGCTTGGCCGATGCGACGAAGAAGAAGGGCTGCGGCTACAAGGTGTCGCTGGCCGTCTACCAGACCGAGGGCGCCACCTGGGCGACGTCGGGAACCCAGAAGTTCCTCGGCTGGGACACCGTCACACTCGACGCCAAGAAGACCAGCGCGAGGCTCGACATCGCCGACCACAGCCCGGACTGCTTCGCGCAAATCGATCTGTACGGCAACGGCCGGAAGTTCGACGGCACGAGCGAGAAGAACCCCCTGCCGCACTACCCGGACGCCCCCTACCCGGCCAATCTCATCGCGGCATGGAACGGGGCCACGGCGAAGTGCTCGACCCCGGGCGGTACGACGCCGACCGCGTCGGCTCCGCCCACGAGCACGGCCCCGCCGTCGGAATCGGCGTCGCCCCCGGCCTCGGCCTCCCCGTCGGAGTCGGCATCGCCCAGTGCGTCCGGTTCCCCGTCGGAGTCCCCGTCCGCCTCGCCCTCGGCTTCCGCGACCGACACCGCGTCTCCCAGCGCGTCCGCGTCGCCGTCGGCCACTCCCGTCGCCACCGACACCCCGACCACCCCGGCCGACGTCGGCGGCGGCGTGGCGCCCGTCGACACCGCACCTCCGGTCGACACCTCGTCGGATGTCCCCGGGAACCTCGCCGCGACCGGCACCAGCTCGCGGCTGCCGGTGGTCGCCGGGGTCTCCGCCGTGATGGTCCTCGCGGGGACCGCGCTCTACGTCCTGACCCGCCGCCGCGAGACGCCGGCCGTCGGCCCCAACCCGTGGCTCGGCAACCCGTGGACCACGAAGTGA